The DNA window GGATTTTAATATCGATCTGTTAAGATCCAATAATTATATTACACATTTCTTTGTGGTGAGAACGAATCTGATCCGTCAGGTTGGCGGGTTCCGCAGAGAGTATGACGGTGCGCAGGATTATGATTTCATCTTCCGGTGTACGGAGGCGGCGAAACACATCTGCCACATCCCGGAAGTGCTGTATCACTGGCGGACGCATCAGGCATCTACGGCGGACAATCCGGCAAGCAAGATGTATGCGTTTGACGCGGGAAAACGTGCCATCGAAGCGCATCTGAAACGACAGGGTGTGGAGGGAACCGTGAGCCATACGAAAGACCTTGGTTTCTATCAGGTGGAATATCCGGTACAGGGAAATCCGCTGGTGTCCATCCTGATTCCGAACAAAGATCAGAAAGATACGTTGAAACAGTGTCTGGACTCCGTATTTTCTAAGACTGCATATGCCAATTATGAAGTGATCATCATAGAGAATAACAGCCAGGAGAAAGAAACCTGGGAATACTATGAAGAACTGAAGCAGCGGGACAACGTAAAGATCGTGACCTGGGAATCCGGATTTAACTATTCGGCGATCAATAATTTCGGAGAAAAATCGGCCTCCGGAGAGTATCTGCTGTTTTTAAATAATGATGTGGAAGTGATCAATCCGCATTGGATGGAAGAACTGCTGGGAAACTGCCAGCGAAAAGAAGTGGGGATCGTGGGAGCAAAATTGTATTACCCAGACGATACGATCCAGCATGCGGGAACGATCATCGGAATCGGCGGGATCGCCGGTCATGCCTTTTTAAATATGCCGCGTTCGCGAAGCGGTTACCTGCACAAGGCATCTTTGCAGATGGATTTGAGTGCGGTGACAGCGGCATGCATGATGATGAAACGGTCTGTATTTGAAAGCCTGGGTGGATTTGAAGAAAAACTTGCGGTGGCTTTTAACGATGTGGATCTGTGTTTGCGCTGTGTGAAAGCCGGCTATCTGGTGGTTTACAATCCGAAAGTGGAACTGTATCATTACGAATCCAAATCCAGAGGATCGGAGGACAGCGAAGAAAAGGTGCGCCGGTTCCAGCAGGAGACCGAATTTATGCGGACCCGATGGATCGATCTGCTAAAACAGGGAGATCCCTATTACAATAAAAACCTTACTCTGAGCAAATGGAATTATTCCCTGCGGGCGTAAGGAAGGAGATACGATGAAAAAGATAACCGTTGTGATTCCCAACTTTAACGGGATGCAGTATGTGGAACGTTGTCTGGACAGTCTGGAGAGACAGACATTTTCCGATTTTGATGTGATTTTTGTGGACAATGGTTCCGTGGATGGAAGCAGAGAACTGACCGAAGAAAAATACCCATGGGTGAAGGTGATCGCGCTGGCGGAAAACACCGGGTTCTGTAAGGCGGTAAATCTCGGAATCGAGGCGACACAGACACCGTATGTGGTGTTGTTAAACAATGATACCGAGGCGGAACCGGATTTTCTGAAAGAGCTGTATCTTGGAATTGAAAGAAAAAAGAACGCTTTTTCCGGGGCAGCGCGGATGCTGCAGTTTCATGACCGGGGAAAGATGGATGACGCCGGGAATTATTATAACTGCCTTGGCTGGGCATTTGCTCTGGGAAAAGGAAAACCGGAAGAAAATTATCTGAAAGAGCGGAAAATATTTGCCTCCTGCGGGGGAGCGGCGATTTACCGGACGGAACTGGTAAAGAAACTCGGCGGATTTGACGAGGAGCATTTTGCTTATCTCGAAGACATCGATCTCGGATACCGGGCGCAGATCGCCGGGTACAAAAACTGGTATCTGCCGAAAGCAGGGGTGTACCATGTGGGAA is part of the Blautia faecicola genome and encodes:
- a CDS encoding glycosyltransferase family 2 protein, whose protein sequence is MSSGNWMRYLKKIKPYTIKKGFRYLKHYGPKEFWVRLCERMEPEEVPYGPWFESHKPTEKELEAQRKKQWKKQPLISVVVPAYKTPEKFLREMIKSLEAQTYTNWELCIANASPEDTAMAEVLREYTGKDARVKVEDLKENLGIAENTNAAMEMAVGEFTGLLDHDDLLAPQALYRIVEALNQSSEEPDVFYSDEDKVTTDLSEHFQPHFKPDFNIDLLRSNNYITHFFVVRTNLIRQVGGFRREYDGAQDYDFIFRCTEAAKHICHIPEVLYHWRTHQASTADNPASKMYAFDAGKRAIEAHLKRQGVEGTVSHTKDLGFYQVEYPVQGNPLVSILIPNKDQKDTLKQCLDSVFSKTAYANYEVIIIENNSQEKETWEYYEELKQRDNVKIVTWESGFNYSAINNFGEKSASGEYLLFLNNDVEVINPHWMEELLGNCQRKEVGIVGAKLYYPDDTIQHAGTIIGIGGIAGHAFLNMPRSRSGYLHKASLQMDLSAVTAACMMMKRSVFESLGGFEEKLAVAFNDVDLCLRCVKAGYLVVYNPKVELYHYESKSRGSEDSEEKVRRFQQETEFMRTRWIDLLKQGDPYYNKNLTLSKWNYSLRA
- a CDS encoding glycosyltransferase family 2 protein, producing MKKITVVIPNFNGMQYVERCLDSLERQTFSDFDVIFVDNGSVDGSRELTEEKYPWVKVIALAENTGFCKAVNLGIEATQTPYVVLLNNDTEAEPDFLKELYLGIERKKNAFSGAARMLQFHDRGKMDDAGNYYNCLGWAFALGKGKPEENYLKERKIFASCGGAAIYRTELVKKLGGFDEEHFAYLEDIDLGYRAQIAGYKNWYLPKAGVYHVGSGTSGSRYNQFKIRYSSRNNIYMLYKNMPLLQILLNLPFLILGFGTKLVFFATKKYGREYAAGIKNGFSLCKKEKKVPFSWKHLPNYAKIQLQLWINVIRRFG